A segment of the Vagococcus hydrophili genome:
AAGAAAATGAGCTAGAAATATTTATTGGAGAGATGTAAAGTGGTCGGAATAAGAGATATAGCAAAGTCAGCAGGCGTTTCTATCTCAACGGTTTCATACGCTTTAAACGGAAGTGAGAAGGTAACGGAGGAAACCAGGCAAAGAATTCAGAAAATAGCAGACGAGATGAATTACGTTCCTAATATGGCAGCTAAAGCCCTCAAACGGCGTGAAACACGGATTATTGGCGTGTATTTATCAGATTATATGGGAAGTTTTTATGGTGAATTACTTGACGGAATTAAACATGGGTTAAAATCTTATGATTATGAGATGATTGTTTGTAGTGGCAAACGATCTCATCTATTTATCCCGGAGCGAATGGTAGATGGGGTCATTATTTTAGATTGGACCTTTGATACCGCTGAAATTGAGAAATACGGTAAAGCTGGCTATAAGCTAGTTACTCTAGACCGTGAAGTTTCTGGAGAAAACTTGTGTCATGTTTTACTAGATAATACAGGCGGAGCCACATTAGCTGTTGAAAAAATCGTGGAAGAAGAAGCCCAAGAAATTCATCTAGTAACAGGTCCAGATAATTCCTTTGATAGT
Coding sequences within it:
- a CDS encoding LacI family DNA-binding transcriptional regulator; this translates as MVGIRDIAKSAGVSISTVSYALNGSEKVTEETRQRIQKIADEMNYVPNMAAKALKRRETRIIGVYLSDYMGSFYGELLDGIKHGLKSYDYEMIVCSGKRSHLFIPERMVDGVIILDWTFDTAEIEKYGKAGYKLVTLDREVSGENLCHVLLDNTGGATLAVEKIVEEEAQEIHLVTGPDNSFDSVKRLEAAERELKRYNREYTVHKGDFDTKSGKRIAEEIYLKMTTKPVSIFSFNDEMVVGMYEFFKKTELKIGKDVKIIGFDNANFGSIITPTIATIGFSKKRWGMVAVEKLMQLIKSEEATNGLIYTSFVSGESFPE